The Trichomycterus rosablanca isolate fTriRos1 chromosome 15, fTriRos1.hap1, whole genome shotgun sequence genome contains a region encoding:
- the LOC134328436 gene encoding NACHT, LRR and PYD domains-containing protein 3-like: MEVTRADSPEPSCVSMKSDHSIEKPFHSKDGGCSTDLCVMEDTRPDSPKPSCVSMKSDWSMLQPIDFKDRGDSTDLRPQKKNLNVTYRAQLDSIFKELELKVISMLKNELNKFKKLLNEDYPACSEQEVRDVKDLSTFRELALKVTLNVLKIMNKTDLANTLQSKLLGPVYQKKLKSNLREKFKRINEGISQHGSSALLNEIYTELYITEGWSGDVNNEHEVRQIEIAFRRPAAQEIPIKCNDLFKDTSIRTVLTKGIAGIGKTVSVQKFILDWAEGEANQEVIFIFPLPFRELNLMMQENLSLMELLHQFFPEVKGLTSLNCDAYKVLFIFDGLDECRLPLDFHNNERLFNITKSVKMDVLLTNLIKGNLLPSAHLWITTRPGAANLIPLKCVDQVTEVRGFSDPQKEDYFRKRISDVNLASKIITHIKSSRSLYIMCHIPVFCWISASVLEIILDGVEGKEIPKTLTQMFTYFLIFQIKHKEQKYHGKSDPDPHQTSETILALGKLAFQQLEKGNLIFYEEDLRECGIDVKNTPVYSGVCTQIFKKEAGLHLGQVFSFVHLSVQEFLAALYVFLTFINKNRNVLVMQNTGFFNIFRNYTNMSDFLKSAVDKALQSKNGHLDLSLRFLLGLSLESNQTLLRGLLPQTGSSSYNKEETVRYVRKKISENPSPEKSINLFHCLNELNDDSLVQEVQQFLNSRGSIYHDGLSPAQWSALVFVLLNSDQELDVFDLRKYYPSHEGLLKMLPVVKASRRAKLDGCNLTEKSCEVLSSVLSLNSSSLKHLNLSHNKLNDSGVKLLSVGLENPHCKLEILEFWNCNLTEKSCGILSSVLSLNSSSLKHLNLGNNELKDSGVKLLSAGLENQHCKLEILELWDCNLTEKSCEVLSSVLSLNSFSLKHLNLSYNKLKDSGVKLLSAGLENPHSKLEILGLRSCSITYEGFTALASALKSNPSSRLRELQLNHNHPGESGVKLLKDLQVDPQCNLKELQ; encoded by the exons TGTGATGGAGGATACGAGACCAGATTCACCTAaacccagctgtgtctccatgaagagCGACTGGTCAATGTTACAACCAATTGACTTTAAAGATAGAGGTGattctactgatctgag accaCAAAAGaagaatttaaatgttacttaCAGAGCTCAGCTGGATTCCATATTTaag GAACTGGAGCTCAAAGTCATCAGCATGTTAAAGAATGAGCTAAACAAGTTTAAAAAGCTCCTGAATGAAGATTACCCAGCATGCTCTGAACAGGAGGTGAGAGATGTGAAAGATCTGAGTACTTTCAGAGAGTTGGCGCTAAAGGTCACACTGAATGTTCTGAAGATCATGAACAAGACAGACCTCGCTAACACCCTGCAGAGTA AACTACTAGGCCCTGTATATCAGAAAAAACTCAAATCAAACCTGAGAGAGAAATTTAAAAGAATTAATGAAGGAATCTCCCAGCATGGAAGCTCAGCACTTCTGAATGAGATCTACACAGAGCTCTACATCACAGAGGGTTGGAGTGGAGACGtcaataatgaacatgaggtCAGACAGATTGAAATAGCATTCAGGAGACCAGCAGCACAGGAGATTCCCATCAAATGCAATGACCTCTTTAAAGACACGTccatcagaactgtgctgactaaaggaatagctggaattggaaaaacagtctcagtgcagaagttcattctggacTGGGCTGAAGGAGAAGCAAATCAGGAGGTCATCTTCATATTTCCActtccttttagagagctgaaCTTGATGATGCAGGAAAATCTCAGTCTGATGGAACTTCTTCATCAGTTTTTTCCAGAAGTGAAAGGTCTGACATCATTAAACTGTGATGCTTATAAAGTTTTGTTCATctttgatggtctggatgagtgtcgacTTCCTCTAGATTTTCACAATAATGAGCGATTATTTAACATAACAAAGTCAGTAAAAATGGATGTGCTGCTGACAAACCTCATCAAGGGGAACCTGCTTCCCTCTGCTCACCTCTGGATCACCACTCGACCAGGAGCAGCCAATCTGATTCCTCTTAAGTGTGTAGACCAGGTAACAGAGGTACGAGGGTTCAGTGACCCTCAGAAAGAGGACTACTTCAGGAAGAGGATCAGTGATGTGAACCTGGCTAGTAAAATCATCACTCACATAAAGTCATCaagaagcctctacatcatgtgtcacattccagtTTTCTGCTGGATCTCAGCCTCTGTTCTAGAGATAATTCTGGATGGAGTCGAGGGGAAAGAGatccccaaaactctgactcaaatgttcacttactttctgatatttcagataaaacacaaagaacaaaagtACCATGGGAAATCTGACCCTGATCCACACCAGACCAGTGAGACGATACTGGCACTGGGAAAACTGGCCTTCCAACAGCTAGAgaaaggaaacctgatcttctatgaGGAAGACCTAAGAGAGTGTGGCATTGATGTCAAAAACACACCAGTGTACTCAGGAGTCTGCACCCAAATCTTCAAAAAAGAGGCTGGACTGCACCTGGGTCAGgtcttcagctttgtgcacctaagtgttcaggagtttctggctgctttatatgtatttctcaccttcatcaacaaaaacagaaatgtgctgGTGATGCAAAACACTGGATTCTTTAACATCTTTAGAAACTATACAAACATGTCTGACTTTCTGAAGAGTGCAGTGGACAAGGCCTTACAGAGTAAGAATGGACACCTGGATCTTTCCCTCCGCTTCCTCCTGGGTCTCTCACTGGAGTCCAATCAGACTCTCTTACGAGGCCtactgccacaaacaggaagtagcTCTTACAACAAAGAGGAAACAGTCAGGTACGTCAGGAAGAAGATAAGTGAGAATCCCTCTCCAGagaaatccatcaatctgttccactgtctgaatgaactgaacGATGATTCTCTAGTGCAGGAAGTACAGCAATTCCTGAACAGCAGAGGTTCCATTTATCACGATGGACTCTCTCCTGCTCAGTGGTCGgctctggtgtttgtgttgctgaaTTCAGATCAGGAGCTCGATGTGTTTGATTTGAGGAAATATTATCCATCACATGAAGGTCTTCTGAAGATGCTGCCAGTGGTAAAAGCTTCTAGAAGAGCTAA gttggatggttgtaatctaacagagaaaagttgtgaagttctgtcctcagttctcagtttaaactcctccagtctgaaacatctgaacctgagtcacaataaactgaatgattcaggagtgaagctgctctctgttggactggagaatccacactgtaaactggagatactgga gttttggaattgtaatctaacagagaaaagttgtggaattctgtcctcagttctcagtttaaactcctccagtctgaaacatctgaacctgggtAACAatgaactgaaggattcaggagtgaagctgctctctgctggactggagaatcaacactgtaaactggagatactaga atTGTGGGATTGTAATCtaacagagaaaagttgtgaagttctgtcctcagttctcagtttaaactccttcagtctgaaacatctgaatttgagttacaataaactgaaggattcaggagtgaagctgctctctgctggactggagaatccacacagtaaactggagatactggg GTTGAGGAGCTGCAGTATTACATATGAAGGTTttactgctctggcttcagctctgaaatcaaatccatcatcacgtCTGAGAGAACTGCAACTTAACCACAATCATCCAGGAGAAtcaggagtaaaactgctcAAGGATCTACAGGTGGATCCACAATGTAACCTAAAGGAACTACAGTGA